A region from the Natronoarchaeum mannanilyticum genome encodes:
- the purB gene encoding adenylosuccinate lyase, with protein MTESLYAVSPLDGRYAGRTAPLSPYASEAGLMRARIRVEVEYLIALADLDETELGLDTQARATLRALYKNFTEEDANVVKQLETEGYAGYSATNHDVKAVEYFIRHRLPDDMEHVSSWIHFGLTSEDVNNLAHRLLVRDAMEDVIVPELTSVQSALTKLAREYRDVPMLARTHGQPATPTTFGKEMAVYAARVGRALGQVKQAKSDLAGKLGGASGTFAAHVAAYPDVEWRTFAREFVEGLDLEYAPLTTQVNPCDDLANLFDALGRINNVLLDLDLDVWLYVSQRYLGQEAAEGETGSSTMPHKVNPIDFENSEGNLSKANSDLDFLADYVTTSRLQRDLSDSTVKRNIGAALSHCLIGYTKLQNGLDKVVPNEQVMREDLQGTPEVIGEAVQTILRREGHEDAYEQVKELTRGERVTIEDFRELFDDLDVDDETRAELRALTPETYVGLADELVGDLE; from the coding sequence ATGACAGAATCGCTGTACGCCGTCTCGCCGCTCGACGGGCGCTACGCCGGTCGGACCGCGCCGCTCTCGCCGTACGCCAGCGAGGCCGGGCTGATGCGCGCCCGGATCCGCGTCGAGGTCGAGTACCTGATCGCGCTGGCCGATCTGGACGAGACCGAACTCGGACTGGACACCCAGGCCCGGGCGACGCTGCGGGCGCTGTACAAGAACTTCACCGAGGAGGACGCGAACGTCGTCAAGCAGCTCGAAACCGAGGGGTACGCGGGCTACTCGGCGACCAACCACGACGTGAAGGCCGTCGAGTACTTCATCCGGCACCGGCTCCCCGACGACATGGAGCACGTCTCCTCGTGGATCCACTTCGGGCTCACCAGCGAGGACGTGAACAACCTCGCCCACCGCCTGCTCGTGCGCGACGCCATGGAGGACGTGATCGTTCCCGAACTCACGAGCGTCCAGAGCGCGCTGACGAAGCTCGCCCGCGAGTACAGGGACGTTCCGATGCTCGCTCGCACCCACGGTCAGCCCGCCACGCCAACCACGTTCGGCAAGGAGATGGCCGTCTACGCGGCCCGCGTCGGGCGGGCGCTCGGGCAGGTCAAGCAGGCAAAGAGCGACCTCGCCGGCAAACTCGGCGGCGCCAGCGGCACGTTCGCGGCCCACGTCGCCGCCTACCCCGACGTCGAGTGGCGAACCTTTGCCCGCGAGTTCGTCGAGGGGCTCGACCTGGAGTACGCTCCGCTCACGACGCAGGTCAACCCCTGCGACGATCTGGCGAACCTGTTCGACGCGCTCGGCCGGATCAACAACGTCCTCCTCGACCTGGATCTCGACGTCTGGCTGTACGTCAGCCAGCGCTACCTGGGCCAGGAGGCCGCCGAGGGCGAGACGGGCTCGTCGACGATGCCTCACAAGGTCAACCCGATCGACTTCGAGAACAGCGAGGGCAACCTCTCGAAGGCCAACTCCGATCTCGACTTCCTCGCCGACTACGTCACCACCTCGCGCCTCCAGCGCGACCTCTCGGACTCGACGGTCAAGCGTAACATCGGCGCCGCGCTATCTCACTGCCTGATCGGCTACACGAAGCTCCAGAACGGCCTCGACAAGGTCGTCCCCAACGAGCAGGTGATGCGCGAGGACCTCCAGGGTACGCCCGAGGTCATCGGCGAGGCCGTCCAGACGATCCTCCGCCGCGAGGGCCACGAGGACGCCTACGAGCAGGTCAAAGAGCTCACGCGCGGCGAGCGCGTCACGATCGAGGACTTCCGCGAGCTGTTCGACGACCTCGACGTCGACGACGAGACCCGCGCCGAACTGCGCGCGCTGACGCCCGAGACGTACGTCGGGCTGGCCGACGAGCTCGTCGGCGAT